The stretch of DNA CTATTCCACCCACTCAGTAGTAACTAATTGGTATTTTACTCTATTATCAGCCCTTTGGCAAGGTCTACAGCCCCAGTGAAGCCTGCCAGAGCAGCATCATGGCAAGCTCGCCTTTTCCCTCGCAGCAGAGGTCTTTGCTGAGCAGCACAAGCCCCCTCTCCCGACCGTCAGGAGCTATCGCTATCAGGACGTATGTCTTATGATCCTGACCTGAATCCACCCATCCGTACAGATCCCAGCCCTGTCCAACAGATGAAGCCTGTCCATCACCCATATCCGGGTTCTCCATGATCTCCGGAACTGCGGGGATATCCATGCCTGAATGAATTATTTGAAGAGCCTGCGTTATATCATCCAGTGAACTCAAAGATGGATTAGTTGCTGGAGCGTCTTCCCATTGAAGCTGTATGTCATGCAGTTCCGTATCATTCATTCCCTTGGAGGCAACCCAGGAGGAGATGCTTTCAAGTCCAACAGCCCACATCGCTCTCGCGGCGGATTCACGGCAATCATGGAATGCCCTCCAAAATTCATCAGCGATCGTTATGTTGCGGCCGACTAAAGTATCAGGGTCCAATTTTCCTTCCAGCATCAACTCAACAGAGTAAGCCAGCATGAAAATATCAGGGTCGTCCACCGGGAAAACCCCTCTGCCGGACGAGGCTAGAATATCTCCTGTATTCAGATCTATAACAGCCGCTCCGAAGTTACCGCCGGAAAGATTCTCTATATCGGAAATGGAAGCTGTCTGAATGAAGACCGGTGAAGATGTTTCCGTAATTAGAGTATCTTCATTCTGCACGATTGATGGCAGCTGCCCCTGAAATAATGAGGGAGAAGCCGGGAATGTAGCAAACGCCAGGCTTGCAAGAAATATCTGTATCATATCTGTTAACCTTTCTCTATTGATTCAGAAATCCAGCTCCTGCTATTCTTATATACTGAAGATATCTCTAGTTATGAGAGACAGTCACGGTTCCATCACTGTAATCGGATACCGAATTATTTCCCTCATAAAGGATAGCTCTCACATAATAGCTATCTTCCGGAAAAAGTGCGCAGTCCCACAGGAAACCGGTTGACTCAACGGACAATGATTCCGCTATCTGAATGAGACCACTCTTCGGGTCAAGATCGGTATCCACAAATAGATCAATACCGGCATGAGAGTATCCCTGAGCATCCAGAATCCAGTTCACTATGTAACTGTTGTCTGCTTGTGCGCCCCCTGCCGGCGGCGAAGTAACAGTAATGGCAATACCCGGCCCCCATGGATCGCTGCATGAAACCAAGAGAAGAATCACACATATGAGCAAAGATATTCTCATGGTCCACTCATTCCACTTTCAATGTTCAACGGTCTCTCACTATTGAAAAGGCGGGGCTCCGCGGCCCCGCCATTCCATTTAAGTTGCTATCCCGCTTTAGTTGGAGTCCGTTGTAAACAGGTAAAGACCTTCGATTGGCTGGTAATCGTAGTACAGTGTGATTCCCCATGCGTTGTCTGTTCCGCCCTCGTAGTGAGGAAGGGCTTTAATGTATATCTTGATGTAGTATCCATTTGAAAGCTCAGCAATGACAACGTCTCCAACTTCATCTATCGCACCATATACCCACGGACCTTCGCCGGGATAAGCATAGTTGGAAGAGTGATTCCACATATCCGTGTGGCTGCCATTACCATATGTACCATAATCACCGGAATAGAGCCATGTGTAGCATCCACTTCCTCCGTTATAACAGTAGAGGTCCTGATCGAAAGATTCGCTGGCAAGTCCGGTTGTTGCTCCATCATCTTCGAACAGTATTCCCGAGTGTTCCCAATCGGGAGCGTGTTGGTTCCAGATTTCGTAATCAGCATTAATGAATATAGGCATCGTGGTTTTTTCAGTCGCATAATGCTCCGAGAAGTTTTCATCTTTGTACGCTCTTACCGAGTAGTCTCCAGAGTTGTCCGCAGTGTGGCTGTAAGTTGTTCCGGTTACGGTGTCGAGAGCGTCCCAGTCGCCTTCACCATCACTCTTGAAGTAAAC from Candidatus Aegiribacteria sp. encodes:
- a CDS encoding fibronectin type III domain-containing protein encodes the protein MKKLGLLVLVAGIILMAGCAGDDPSGPGGTLSKVENLEILATSSGRTVNLSWTAVTDDIDGYEVYFKSDGEGDWDALDTVTGTTYSHTADNSGDYSVRAYKDENFSEHYATEKTTMPIFINADYEIWNQHAPDWEHSGILFEDDGATTGLASESFDQDLYCYNGGSGCYTWLYSGDYGTYGNGSHTDMWNHSSNYAYPGEGPWVYGAIDEVGDVVIAELSNGYYIKIYIKALPHYEGGTDNAWGITLYYDYQPIEGLYLFTTDSN